A genomic region of Trichothermofontia sichuanensis B231 contains the following coding sequences:
- the mrdA gene encoding penicillin-binding protein 2, whose product MAGEFSIASKSRVTVSLAKQTYQAVLLMMVVTTLLSIAGFRLWQLQIVNGDHFRNQAEENRIRLIPVPSDRGLILDRKHRYLATNRLSRAVYLWPRAQSPEQWQTTAFRLSQILSIPTVEILEKLSEVGYQSAMPVRITRDLKPAQFISLAEYAESLPGVEIQAESTRNYPNHTVAAHVLGYIGEATEADLKEHPEYPMGMIVGQMGIERSANTQLAGKWGNRLIEVNAKGKELRVLGTQLPQGGLPLHLTLDLKMQKAAEQALAGRRGAVVALDVKTGAVRVLASSPSFDPNLFTKRITTAEWQALQSSDEPLLNRALQGYPPGSTFKIVTAVAGMMSGKFSPQSMLGTSSFITVGGTQFWEHSGGYGTIGFRDALAYSSNTFFYQVGMATGPEAIAKWSRELGIGTTSLEKLGLEGGSSGLIPTPAEKERLYGEPWYAGDTVSMSIGQGLVLVTPLELAVMVATIANGGARVQPHLLTAQTQQPEFQPVKTAIAPEVIDVIRAGLIDTVRKGTARRLNDGSIPLTGGKTGTAEVPGGQRSNAVFVGFGPATKPELAVAVVVENGGYGGATAAPIALAVYKAYFDQ is encoded by the coding sequence ATGGCTGGCGAATTTTCGATCGCATCTAAGTCACGAGTTACGGTTTCCTTAGCCAAGCAAACCTATCAGGCAGTCCTGCTGATGATGGTGGTAACGACCCTATTATCTATTGCTGGATTTCGCCTATGGCAGTTGCAAATCGTCAATGGGGATCATTTTCGCAATCAAGCTGAGGAAAACCGGATTCGTCTGATCCCTGTCCCCTCTGATCGCGGCTTAATCCTCGATCGCAAACACCGATATTTAGCAACTAATCGCCTATCGCGTGCTGTTTATTTATGGCCCCGTGCCCAATCACCGGAACAGTGGCAAACGACCGCTTTTCGTCTGAGTCAAATCCTGTCGATTCCCACGGTGGAAATTTTGGAGAAACTCTCGGAGGTGGGGTATCAGTCGGCTATGCCGGTGCGGATTACCCGTGATCTCAAACCCGCCCAATTTATCAGTCTGGCGGAATATGCCGAAAGCTTGCCGGGGGTAGAGATCCAGGCAGAGTCGACCCGCAACTACCCGAATCACACTGTGGCAGCCCATGTGCTGGGCTATATTGGCGAGGCCACCGAGGCAGATCTCAAAGAACATCCAGAATATCCGATGGGGATGATTGTAGGGCAGATGGGGATTGAGCGATCGGCGAATACGCAACTGGCGGGAAAATGGGGCAACCGGCTGATTGAGGTGAATGCCAAAGGCAAGGAATTACGGGTCTTGGGCACTCAACTACCCCAAGGGGGACTGCCTCTGCACTTGACCTTGGACCTGAAGATGCAGAAAGCAGCGGAACAGGCGCTGGCAGGGCGGCGGGGCGCAGTGGTGGCCCTGGATGTAAAAACAGGGGCCGTTCGGGTTTTGGCCAGTTCCCCCAGCTTTGATCCCAACCTGTTTACGAAGCGGATCACCACTGCTGAATGGCAAGCCCTTCAATCCAGCGATGAACCCCTGCTCAACCGGGCTTTGCAGGGCTATCCCCCTGGTAGTACGTTCAAAATCGTGACGGCGGTGGCGGGGATGATGTCGGGCAAATTCTCGCCCCAGTCAATGTTGGGGACCAGTTCCTTTATTACGGTGGGCGGTACTCAGTTTTGGGAACACAGCGGTGGCTATGGCACGATCGGCTTCCGGGATGCCCTAGCCTATAGCAGCAATACCTTTTTCTACCAGGTGGGGATGGCTACCGGGCCAGAAGCAATTGCCAAGTGGAGCCGTGAGTTGGGGATTGGTACCACCAGTCTAGAAAAGTTGGGTTTGGAGGGGGGCAGTTCTGGCTTGATCCCGACGCCAGCGGAGAAGGAACGCCTCTATGGGGAACCCTGGTACGCTGGGGATACGGTCAGTATGTCCATTGGGCAGGGTCTGGTGCTGGTGACGCCCCTGGAGTTGGCGGTGATGGTGGCGACGATCGCCAATGGGGGTGCACGCGTCCAACCTCACCTTCTGACCGCCCAAACCCAGCAACCGGAATTTCAGCCGGTTAAAACGGCGATCGCGCCGGAAGTCATCGACGTGATCCGCGCGGGTTTAATCGATACAGTGCGCAAGGGCACGGCTCGTCGTCTCAATGATGGCTCGATTCCCCTAACGGGTGGGAAAACAGGGACTGCCGAAGTACCAGGGGGACAGCGATCGAATGCGGTGTTCGTGGGATTTGGTCCTGCTACAAAACCGGAATTGGCAGTGGCAGTCGTTGTAGAAAATGGCGGCTATGGCGGCGCGACAGCCGCCCCGATCGCCCTCGCAGTCTATAAAGCCTATTTCGACCAATAG
- a CDS encoding SLC26A/SulP transporter family protein: MLRLSQLTPLFSNLSAGLISGLVNITYSLSYAALIFPGELSQFLPFGITCTLITACVTGAIVALRSSLPFIISGPDSNAAAILALIVATIAQNLNTQASDRVLPTIWLTIIVTTSCTGLFLWTLGRLHLGRFIRFIPYPVVGGFLAGLGWLFAQGSVSVMTGMSVDLGGVLSLFQPSLLLLWLPGILLGITLQVILTHFKHFVTFPLILLGALICFYAGLALTGTSFTVARDAGLLFSSFTGNSLSQLPNLSTLFKADWSTLGLQFQSLLTLLAIVPITILLNATGLEMATQTDVDLDQELETAGIANLVTGLCSGIVGHFSISRSLLNHAAGGRNRSSGLVAALFCALFLFWGTGIFNYLPRFLFGGLLFYLGVSLLIEWIYQAWFRLAKLDYALVLIMLLTISRLGLLQGVGIGLLSACLLFVVNYSNLRVIKNAFSGKIYQSNFERSFHQKKLLKEYGDELVILRLQGYLFFGTANSLLEYIRDRFFDQSQAKLRFLILDFLLVVGLDSSAFVSFLKIKQLAEKADVTVILTNLSPTIAVGLHGVSVISDAQLAIAQTTVSSVEEPDPEPVVSSDWAAIARAVSRRQHTQTTDNPAIERVLVFLDLDRGVEWCENQILKQTTFRRKRFMPLAIQLEAIFPIPSLVSKFVSYMERLHLPAAHCLFKQGDFPDALYFVESGQVSLIRELPTGKTERLGTFGEGTVLGEVGFYSQTPHPATAITDRPCQLYRISHEVLAKMWQENPQLLAACHLLIAQLLAERALGADEKSRILLQ, translated from the coding sequence GTGCTAAGACTTTCCCAACTCACGCCCCTGTTCTCTAACCTGTCAGCGGGTCTCATTTCAGGCCTGGTGAATATTACCTATAGTCTTTCCTATGCAGCCCTAATTTTCCCCGGTGAATTATCACAGTTCCTGCCCTTTGGCATTACCTGTACCTTAATTACTGCCTGTGTCACGGGAGCGATCGTTGCCCTCCGGAGTTCTCTTCCGTTTATTATTTCGGGTCCCGATTCCAACGCTGCTGCGATCCTGGCACTGATTGTGGCGACGATCGCCCAGAACTTAAACACCCAAGCATCGGATCGAGTATTGCCTACGATCTGGTTAACTATCATCGTCACAACGTCCTGTACCGGTTTGTTTTTGTGGACACTAGGACGGTTACATCTGGGACGGTTTATTCGCTTCATCCCCTACCCTGTTGTGGGAGGATTTTTAGCAGGTTTGGGTTGGCTTTTTGCCCAGGGATCAGTCAGTGTCATGACTGGGATGTCTGTAGACCTAGGCGGAGTGCTTAGCCTTTTCCAACCCTCGCTGTTGTTGCTATGGTTACCCGGTATCTTGTTAGGCATTACCCTACAGGTCATCCTGACTCATTTTAAGCACTTTGTAACGTTTCCCCTAATTCTGTTAGGTGCATTGATCTGTTTCTATGCAGGTCTAGCCTTAACAGGAACATCGTTTACTGTAGCTCGGGATGCTGGCTTACTCTTTTCTAGTTTTACCGGGAATAGCCTCAGCCAATTGCCAAACCTAAGCACTCTTTTTAAAGCAGATTGGTCTACCTTAGGGTTGCAGTTTCAAAGTCTGCTGACCCTGTTAGCGATCGTACCCATCACCATTTTGCTCAACGCAACGGGGCTGGAGATGGCTACCCAGACAGATGTTGATCTGGATCAGGAGTTGGAAACTGCTGGGATTGCCAACCTGGTAACAGGATTGTGCAGTGGGATTGTCGGACATTTTTCCATTAGTCGCAGTTTGTTGAACCATGCTGCCGGGGGACGTAATCGGAGTTCGGGGTTGGTCGCTGCCCTATTCTGTGCCTTATTTCTATTTTGGGGAACCGGTATCTTTAACTACTTACCGCGCTTTCTATTTGGGGGGTTACTCTTTTATTTAGGCGTGTCACTCTTGATTGAGTGGATCTACCAAGCCTGGTTTCGCCTCGCAAAACTGGACTATGCCCTCGTACTGATCATGTTACTGACCATCTCCCGTCTGGGCCTCTTGCAGGGGGTGGGGATTGGCCTCTTAAGCGCCTGTCTCTTGTTTGTGGTCAACTATAGCAATCTGCGCGTGATTAAAAATGCGTTTTCAGGGAAGATTTATCAAAGCAATTTTGAACGCTCTTTTCATCAAAAGAAACTCTTAAAAGAATATGGTGATGAGCTTGTCATCCTGCGCCTGCAGGGCTATCTCTTCTTTGGTACAGCCAATAGTCTACTAGAGTATATTCGTGATCGGTTTTTCGATCAGAGTCAAGCGAAGCTCAGGTTTTTAATCCTCGATTTTCTGCTGGTAGTCGGTTTAGATTCCTCTGCCTTCGTCAGTTTTTTGAAGATCAAGCAACTGGCCGAAAAGGCTGACGTGACGGTAATTTTGACAAATCTATCGCCTACGATCGCAGTTGGTTTACACGGGGTGTCGGTCATCAGTGATGCCCAACTGGCGATCGCTCAGACAACAGTCTCTAGTGTCGAGGAGCCAGACCCGGAACCGGTTGTCTCTTCTGATTGGGCTGCGATCGCTAGGGCGGTGTCCCGACGGCAGCATACCCAGACAACTGACAACCCTGCTATCGAACGAGTCCTGGTTTTCCTAGACTTAGATCGGGGGGTGGAATGGTGTGAAAACCAAATTTTGAAGCAAACGACCTTTCGCCGTAAACGCTTTATGCCGCTGGCAATTCAGCTCGAAGCGATTTTCCCAATTCCTTCGCTGGTCTCAAAATTTGTTTCCTATATGGAGCGGCTACATCTTCCTGCAGCTCACTGTCTGTTTAAACAGGGGGATTTTCCCGATGCCCTCTACTTTGTTGAATCGGGTCAAGTTTCACTCATTCGAGAACTGCCTACGGGTAAAACGGAGCGATTGGGTACTTTTGGCGAAGGGACCGTTTTAGGAGAGGTCGGTTTCTATAGCCAGACCCCCCATCCTGCAACGGCTATTACCGATAGACCTTGCCAGCTTTATCGGATTTCCCATGAGGTGTTAGCCAAAATGTGGCAAGAAAATCCGCAACTGCTGGCGGCCTGTCATCTGCTAATTGCCCAACTTCTGGCTGAACGTGCCCTAGGTGCGGATGAAAAATCCCGAATCCTGCTCCAGTAA
- a CDS encoding endonuclease MutS2 → MAMSVRHACQTETLDLLEWPRLCQHLATFAATKLGALAAQHLRIPTTPADSLVLLAQTREVYQLEVALPQGLSFAGISDIGAALERAARQGILLGEELLAIATTLAGSRQLRRLIDQHNHPGELAAADTVPYPVLGALVAELRTYPELEQAIHRCIDDQGQVSDRASPTLARIREKQRHLREDIQRTLQQLLQRQAHAIQEPIITQRDDRFVIPVKFSHKDAIPGIVHDTSASGATLYVEPYRVVDRNNQLRQLVRQEQAEAEAIRQALSQQVAEVAGDLERLLAIVTTLDLATARARYSLWLEANPPRFIDPQAGETLTLRELRHPLLVWQQRHENGHAVVPIDLRVTPNLRVVTITGPNTGGKTVTLKTLGLAVLMAKVGLFVPAREPVELPWFAQVLADIGDEQSLQQNLSTFSGHIRRISRILTALAEADPLPPSAAPATLAAPALASGLNPSGGQAGGTPSPLPQPVNALVLLDEIGAGTDPTEGSALAKALLHYLADHAGLTIATTHYGELKALKYQDDRFENAAVEFDEATLSPTYRLLWGIPGRSNALTIAQRLGLNPEIVAAAKQQLAPDTETDVNQVIAGLEDQRRQQEAKARAASQLLEQAERLHREVADKAAMLRERERQLQQVQEQTVQQAIAAAKQDIARVIRKLQQGPQTAQAAQRATKALQAIADKHLPPPPPVAPPSFMPQVGDKIRIPRLNVTAEVLSGPDPSGALTVRFGLMKMTVALEEIESLQGEKPQRPLPEGVEPRPKPVATPAPAEPAIRTSRNTLDVRGMRVADAEVELDRALAQAHGPLWVIHGHGTGRLRRGIHAFLEQHPQVDRFEPAEAADGGSGVTVVYPTP, encoded by the coding sequence ATGGCTATGTCTGTCCGCCACGCCTGCCAGACGGAAACGCTGGATCTCCTCGAATGGCCGCGTTTGTGCCAGCACCTTGCGACTTTTGCGGCGACTAAGCTGGGTGCCTTGGCCGCGCAGCACCTCCGCATTCCCACTACCCCCGCCGATAGTCTGGTCCTGCTGGCCCAAACCCGTGAGGTCTACCAACTGGAGGTGGCCTTGCCCCAAGGGTTGAGCTTTGCAGGGATTAGCGACATTGGGGCGGCGTTGGAACGGGCGGCACGCCAGGGGATTCTGTTGGGCGAGGAGTTATTGGCGATCGCGACAACGCTCGCGGGCAGTCGGCAACTGCGGCGGCTGATTGATCAGCATAACCATCCGGGGGAACTGGCGGCTGCCGATACGGTGCCCTATCCAGTGTTGGGGGCTTTGGTGGCGGAATTGCGCACCTATCCGGAACTGGAGCAGGCGATCCATCGGTGTATTGATGATCAGGGCCAGGTGAGCGATCGCGCGAGTCCGACGCTGGCCCGGATTCGGGAAAAGCAGCGGCACTTGCGGGAAGACATTCAGCGCACGCTGCAGCAGCTCCTCCAGCGGCAAGCCCATGCCATCCAGGAGCCAATTATTACCCAACGGGACGATCGCTTTGTGATCCCGGTCAAGTTCTCGCACAAGGATGCGATTCCGGGGATCGTTCATGATACCTCGGCCAGCGGGGCAACGCTGTATGTCGAACCCTATCGGGTGGTCGATCGCAACAACCAGTTGCGGCAATTGGTGCGACAGGAACAGGCCGAAGCGGAAGCTATCCGCCAAGCCCTCAGTCAACAGGTGGCGGAGGTGGCTGGGGATCTAGAGCGGTTGTTGGCGATCGTGACAACCCTGGATCTGGCTACAGCCCGCGCGCGTTATAGTTTGTGGCTAGAGGCTAATCCGCCCCGTTTTATCGACCCCCAGGCAGGCGAAACCCTTACCCTGCGCGAATTACGGCATCCGCTGCTCGTTTGGCAACAGCGCCATGAAAACGGTCATGCAGTTGTCCCTATTGATTTACGGGTTACACCGAACCTGCGGGTGGTGACAATTACGGGTCCCAATACGGGGGGAAAAACCGTAACGTTAAAAACGCTGGGGCTAGCGGTGCTCATGGCGAAGGTGGGTCTGTTTGTCCCTGCCCGTGAACCGGTGGAGTTGCCTTGGTTTGCGCAGGTTTTGGCCGATATTGGCGATGAGCAGTCCTTGCAGCAGAATCTTTCCACCTTTTCAGGGCATATTCGCCGGATTAGTCGGATTTTGACGGCCCTAGCGGAAGCCGACCCCTTACCGCCTAGTGCCGCACCGGCAACGTTGGCAGCCCCTGCGCTAGCGAGCGGGCTTAACCCATCAGGCGGACAGGCCGGTGGAACGCCTTCCCCTCTGCCGCAACCTGTGAATGCTTTGGTGCTCTTGGATGAAATTGGTGCGGGGACTGATCCGACGGAGGGCAGTGCCTTAGCAAAGGCGTTACTGCACTATCTGGCGGATCACGCGGGCTTAACGATCGCCACCACTCACTACGGTGAACTGAAGGCGCTGAAGTATCAGGACGATCGCTTTGAAAATGCGGCGGTGGAGTTTGATGAGGCCACCCTGTCACCGACCTATCGCTTGTTGTGGGGGATTCCAGGACGGTCCAACGCCCTGACGATCGCGCAACGGTTGGGGTTAAATCCTGAGATTGTGGCAGCGGCCAAACAGCAGTTGGCACCTGACACTGAGACTGATGTCAATCAGGTGATTGCTGGCTTAGAAGATCAGCGACGGCAACAGGAGGCCAAGGCACGAGCGGCCAGCCAACTCTTGGAACAAGCGGAACGGTTACACCGGGAAGTGGCCGACAAGGCAGCGATGCTGCGGGAACGGGAGCGGCAATTGCAACAGGTGCAGGAACAGACCGTCCAGCAGGCGATCGCGGCGGCGAAGCAGGATATTGCCCGTGTGATTCGTAAGTTGCAACAGGGACCCCAGACGGCTCAGGCAGCCCAACGGGCAACGAAGGCCCTACAGGCGATCGCGGACAAGCATCTGCCGCCGCCCCCACCGGTTGCTCCCCCCAGTTTCATGCCCCAGGTGGGGGATAAAATCCGGATTCCACGCTTGAATGTCACAGCCGAGGTGTTGAGTGGTCCCGATCCAAGCGGTGCGTTAACCGTGCGTTTTGGACTGATGAAAATGACGGTGGCCCTGGAGGAAATCGAATCCCTGCAGGGGGAAAAGCCCCAACGTCCCCTACCTGAAGGGGTGGAACCTCGCCCCAAACCTGTCGCAACCCCTGCCCCAGCCGAACCCGCGATCCGGACTTCGCGCAACACGCTGGATGTGCGGGGGATGCGGGTGGCCGATGCAGAAGTTGAGCTCGATCGCGCGCTCGCCCAGGCCCACGGTCCCCTCTGGGTGATTCACGGCCACGGCACCGGACGCCTCCGACGTGGGATTCATGCGTTTCTGGAACAGCATCCCCAGGTCGATCGCTTTGAACCAGCCGAAGCTGCCGATGGAGGCAGTGGCGTCACCGTGGTTTATCCCACCCCTTAG
- a CDS encoding acyl-CoA desaturase has product MTTATVNKPELDWPVVIYLIIIHIGALFVLLPSNFTWWGVGTAVFLHWVTGGLGITLGFHRLITHRSFQTPKWLEYFFAFCGTLACQGGIIDWVGLHRQHHQFSDQSLDPHDSNRGFWWSHIGWMCFKSPDPEGIRRYTRDLNDDPVYQFLDSYFIPIQVVLGIVLFLLGGWPLVVWGVFLRLVLVFHCTWLVNSATHMFGYKSHESGDRSTNCWWVALLTYGEGWHNNHHAYQYSARHGLAWWEVDMTWMTIQLLQFLGLASKVRLPNFMTADSEA; this is encoded by the coding sequence ATGACTACAGCGACAGTAAACAAACCTGAACTGGATTGGCCCGTTGTAATTTACCTGATCATTATCCACATAGGGGCACTCTTCGTCTTACTGCCAAGCAATTTTACCTGGTGGGGCGTGGGCACAGCGGTATTCCTCCATTGGGTAACGGGCGGCTTGGGCATTACCCTGGGCTTTCATCGTCTAATTACTCACCGCAGTTTCCAGACCCCCAAGTGGCTGGAATATTTTTTTGCCTTTTGTGGTACCTTGGCGTGCCAGGGTGGCATCATTGATTGGGTAGGTTTACACCGGCAACATCACCAGTTTTCCGATCAATCCCTTGATCCCCATGACTCTAACCGGGGCTTCTGGTGGAGCCACATTGGTTGGATGTGTTTTAAGAGTCCCGATCCGGAAGGCATTCGTCGCTATACCCGTGATTTGAACGATGATCCGGTTTATCAATTCCTTGATTCTTATTTCATTCCCATTCAAGTTGTTTTAGGAATTGTGCTTTTTCTGTTAGGCGGCTGGCCTCTCGTTGTCTGGGGAGTCTTTTTGCGCTTAGTGTTAGTCTTCCACTGCACTTGGTTGGTCAATAGCGCTACTCACATGTTTGGATATAAATCCCACGAAAGTGGCGATCGTTCGACCAACTGCTGGTGGGTGGCTCTACTGACCTATGGTGAAGGCTGGCACAATAACCACCATGCCTACCAATATTCGGCCCGTCATGGCCTAGCTTGGTGGGAAGTCGATATGACCTGGATGACGATCCAACTACTTCAGTTCTTGGGGCTTGCGAGTAAGGTACGCTTGCCCAATTTCATGACGGCAGACTCAGAAGCCTAA
- a CDS encoding ABC1 kinase family protein, which translates to MKTEAGVQSDTQVYGAVSDRPLSHTPHNLTTVTVASETIPEPEEPLIPDDADPALLAKDLRYDPIAISRYYDRRPLQALGRFLGIFTPLIWFFLGLWWDRRWGKVQAHQKRRAIQLRETLTRLGPAFIKVGQALSTRPDLVPPLYLEELSQLQDQLPPFSNEVAYGFIEEELGGKPLEIYAKLTPEPVSAASLGQVYKGQLHTGEMVAVKVQRPGLAERITLDLYILRKLASWGQRHFKLRSNLVAIMDEFGARIFEEMDYAHEGRNAERFAKLYGHLPGIYVPRIYWQYTRRRVLTMEWIAGTKLTRLEELSKQGINATDLIEVGVQCSLRQLLEHGFFHADPHPGNLMAMPNGKLAYLDFGMMSEVKPYQRYGLIEAVVHMVNRDFERLVEDYVKLEFLDPETDLRPIVPALANVFNNALGASVADLNFKSITDQLSELMYEYPFKVPAYYALIIRSLVTLEGIAINVDPNFKVLSKAYPYIAKRLLTDPAPELRASLRDLLFREDGFRWNRLENLLRNARNSTDYDFDQAFDQAIEFLLSERGALIRHRITEEVVQQLDAFSVKTVQTIAAQWFGSPAPSQNGHQTAQAAHGLEPIQRILTILGETPGFDPLQKLPALVGLLFRPEVQEMGQQVVSGLAQRAIARLIREILLREEVEPSASNGKGPIVPQPALPVSR; encoded by the coding sequence ATGAAGACCGAGGCGGGTGTACAGTCCGATACGCAGGTTTACGGTGCGGTGAGTGATCGCCCCCTAAGCCACACCCCCCACAACCTGACAACCGTCACTGTCGCCAGTGAGACCATCCCGGAACCCGAAGAACCCCTAATCCCGGATGATGCCGATCCGGCACTGCTGGCGAAGGACTTGCGCTATGACCCGATCGCGATTTCCCGCTACTACGATCGCCGCCCCCTACAAGCCTTGGGGCGGTTCCTGGGCATCTTCACCCCTCTAATCTGGTTTTTCCTGGGTCTTTGGTGGGACCGGCGGTGGGGAAAAGTCCAGGCCCATCAAAAGCGTCGTGCCATTCAACTGCGCGAAACCTTGACCCGCTTGGGACCTGCCTTTATCAAGGTTGGTCAGGCCCTGTCCACACGGCCTGATTTAGTGCCGCCTCTGTATCTCGAAGAACTGTCCCAACTCCAGGATCAACTACCGCCGTTTTCCAATGAAGTGGCCTATGGATTTATCGAGGAAGAACTGGGGGGCAAGCCCTTGGAGATCTACGCCAAACTGACCCCTGAACCTGTCTCTGCTGCTTCCCTCGGACAGGTGTACAAAGGCCAATTACATACGGGTGAAATGGTTGCAGTGAAGGTGCAACGTCCGGGTTTAGCTGAGCGCATTACCTTAGATCTCTATATTTTACGGAAATTAGCGAGTTGGGGGCAGCGACACTTCAAGTTGCGCAGCAATCTCGTTGCCATCATGGATGAGTTTGGGGCGCGAATTTTTGAAGAAATGGACTATGCCCATGAAGGGCGCAATGCCGAGCGCTTTGCCAAGCTCTACGGTCACCTGCCGGGGATTTATGTCCCTCGCATTTATTGGCAATATACCCGCCGACGGGTACTCACAATGGAGTGGATCGCAGGCACTAAGCTAACTAGGTTAGAGGAACTCAGTAAGCAAGGGATTAATGCAACTGACCTGATTGAAGTGGGGGTTCAGTGTTCCCTGCGCCAGTTATTAGAACATGGTTTTTTCCATGCCGATCCCCATCCCGGTAACCTCATGGCCATGCCCAATGGGAAATTGGCCTATCTCGACTTTGGCATGATGTCGGAGGTGAAACCTTACCAGCGCTATGGGCTGATCGAAGCAGTGGTTCACATGGTCAATCGGGATTTTGAACGCTTGGTCGAGGACTATGTGAAATTGGAGTTCCTCGATCCAGAAACCGATCTGCGCCCGATCGTGCCCGCCCTCGCCAACGTATTTAACAATGCCCTAGGTGCAAGTGTGGCAGATTTGAATTTTAAGAGTATTACTGATCAACTCTCGGAATTAATGTACGAGTATCCTTTTAAGGTCCCTGCCTACTATGCCCTGATTATTCGATCTCTAGTTACGCTCGAAGGCATTGCGATCAATGTTGATCCTAACTTCAAAGTGTTGAGTAAAGCCTATCCCTACATTGCCAAACGGTTGCTGACTGATCCCGCGCCGGAATTACGGGCTTCGCTGCGGGATTTACTCTTCCGGGAGGATGGGTTCCGCTGGAATCGCTTAGAAAACCTGCTCCGCAACGCCCGCAATAGCACTGACTATGATTTTGACCAAGCTTTTGACCAGGCGATCGAGTTTCTATTGTCTGAACGGGGGGCACTTATCCGCCACCGGATTACTGAGGAGGTGGTACAACAATTAGATGCCTTCTCGGTGAAAACGGTACAAACGATCGCTGCCCAATGGTTTGGCAGCCCCGCACCGAGCCAAAATGGTCACCAAACAGCCCAGGCTGCCCACGGGCTAGAGCCAATCCAGCGTATCCTGACCATTCTGGGGGAAACCCCTGGCTTTGATCCCCTACAAAAACTGCCCGCCCTCGTCGGTCTTCTCTTCCGGCCTGAAGTCCAGGAAATGGGGCAACAGGTGGTATCGGGTTTGGCCCAACGGGCGATCGCCCGCCTGATCCGCGAGATCTTGCTGCGGGAAGAAGTGGAGCCGAGCGCGAGTAATGGCAAGGGACCGATCGTCCCCCAACCGGCCCTCCCTGTGAGCCGGTGA
- a CDS encoding TauD/TfdA family dioxygenase, with translation MKDRVMNKTAIDNVFLPVRSVSALTPQQAAGMVARFQTFGFVILDCEPEMQSKQDFVQLQTYFGPIIRHNQSDELGILPITLLPDYPDYANTHHHHLDLHTDGAFEQVPPAVMAMQCEIAAETGGLSCLVDGYEVYQYLLQVDPVGLHYLFEPDVFYIERDNQAAERAIFWHDRDGILKIAFRSDNIAKIRVKPHAQAVFERIKQYLADPTHQFQWHLQPGEILIFDNTRILHGRTAFSPYSKRQINGLWFEGQPALRPVGVTSS, from the coding sequence ATGAAAGATAGGGTTATGAACAAGACGGCGATCGATAACGTCTTTTTACCGGTGCGATCGGTGAGTGCCCTTACCCCTCAACAGGCAGCAGGGATGGTAGCTCGCTTTCAAACATTTGGCTTTGTGATTCTCGATTGTGAACCGGAAATGCAGTCAAAGCAAGACTTTGTACAATTACAAACTTATTTTGGACCGATTATCCGTCATAATCAATCAGATGAGCTGGGCATTCTACCGATTACCCTGTTACCTGACTATCCCGATTATGCTAACACCCATCACCATCATTTGGATCTCCACACCGATGGTGCATTTGAACAGGTTCCTCCTGCCGTAATGGCGATGCAATGTGAAATCGCCGCTGAAACAGGTGGGTTAAGTTGTCTGGTCGATGGCTATGAGGTTTATCAATACCTACTTCAGGTTGATCCGGTTGGTCTTCACTATTTGTTTGAACCAGATGTGTTTTATATTGAACGGGATAATCAAGCAGCGGAACGGGCGATTTTCTGGCACGATCGCGATGGAATATTAAAAATAGCATTTCGTTCTGATAACATTGCTAAGATCAGGGTTAAGCCCCATGCACAAGCCGTTTTTGAGCGCATTAAGCAATACCTAGCTGACCCCACTCACCAATTTCAGTGGCACTTACAACCGGGTGAGATTTTGATTTTTGATAACACGCGGATCTTGCATGGTCGCACCGCTTTCTCGCCGTATTCTAAGCGACAGATTAATGGGTTGTGGTTTGAGGGTCAACCGGCATTGCGGCCTGTTGGGGTGACCTCAAGCTAA